A region from the Nitrospirota bacterium genome encodes:
- a CDS encoding anhydro-N-acetylmuramic acid kinase, whose amino-acid sequence MTRRVPGRLIVGLMSGTSHDGVDAALVRIRGSGGRARVRFLHHVFVPYPQPVRRAVRSALDGHVSEVCRVNVLLGEVFSRAVEACVRGAGLRLGEVSAVASHGQTLFHVPPSGRKGGCTLQVGEAAVMAARTGLAVVSDFRPADMAHGGQGAPLVPFADHVLFRDRAPCAVHNLGGISNLTMVTPDVEGVFGFDTGPGNALLDEAMLALTGRPLDRDGRLARKGRAHDGLLRELMRHPFLRRRPPKSTGRELFGPAMARELLARWNLSAEDAMATLTRFTALSVRDAYRRFVLPTASPREVILTGGGTMNGFLVELLRDALAPLTVRLIDELGIPARAKEAVSFAVLANETLSRRPSGVPRATGAHRPAVLGKISYP is encoded by the coding sequence ATGACCCGCCGGGTGCCGGGCCGCCTTATCGTGGGTCTCATGTCCGGCACATCCCACGACGGGGTGGACGCGGCCCTCGTCCGCATCCGGGGCTCCGGGGGCCGGGCGCGGGTCCGGTTTCTTCATCACGTCTTCGTTCCCTATCCTCAGCCGGTAAGGCGCGCCGTGCGCTCCGCCCTGGACGGCCACGTCTCGGAGGTCTGCCGGGTCAACGTCCTTTTGGGCGAGGTCTTCTCCCGCGCGGTGGAGGCCTGCGTGCGGGGGGCCGGCCTCCGGCTTGGCGAGGTCTCCGCCGTGGCTTCCCACGGTCAGACGCTGTTTCATGTCCCCCCGTCGGGGAGAAAGGGGGGCTGCACCCTCCAGGTGGGTGAGGCCGCGGTCATGGCCGCGCGCACGGGGCTCGCCGTGGTGAGCGACTTCCGCCCGGCCGACATGGCCCACGGCGGCCAGGGTGCGCCCCTGGTCCCCTTTGCCGACCATGTGCTTTTCAGGGACAGGGCCCCCTGCGCCGTGCACAACCTGGGGGGCATCTCCAACCTCACCATGGTGACTCCGGACGTGGAGGGGGTCTTCGGCTTCGACACCGGCCCGGGCAACGCCCTTCTGGACGAGGCCATGCTGGCCCTGACCGGAAGGCCCTTGGACCGGGACGGCCGCCTGGCCCGGAAGGGGCGGGCCCATGACGGCCTCCTCCGGGAGCTCATGCGGCATCCCTTTTTGAGGAGGCGTCCTCCCAAGTCCACGGGCCGGGAGCTTTTCGGCCCGGCCATGGCGCGGGAGCTGCTCGCGCGATGGAACCTTTCCGCGGAGGACGCCATGGCCACGCTCACCCGCTTTACCGCCCTCTCCGTCAGGGACGCGTACCGAAGGTTCGTCCTGCCCACGGCAAGCCCCCGGGAGGTCATCCTCACCGGCGGGGGGACGATGAACGGCTTTCTGGTGGAGCTGCTCAGGGACGCCCTCGCCCCCCTCACGGTCCGCCTCATCGACGAGCTGGGCATCCCCGCCCGGGCCAAGGAGGCGGTGAGCTTCGCCGTCCTGGCCAATGAGACCCTCTCGCGCCGCCCCTCGGGCGTGCCCCGCGCCACCGGGGCCCACCGCCCGGCGGTCCTGGGCAAGATAAGCTATCCCTGA